A region of Verrucomicrobiota bacterium DNA encodes the following proteins:
- a CDS encoding ChbG/HpnK family deacetylase, translating into MPAAARLIVTGDDFGASSRVNEAIHRAYESGLLQQASLMVSGFAAAEAVRIAKRCPGLTVGLHLTLCAGHALRASRLTDASRRLPASPLVAGLRYAVDPRWEHDLAGEIEAQFTAFRRLGLGTAYWDGHCHLHLHPKIFGHAARSAGSGFSYVRLVRSPLPGNILEQVFNRLSDDALRRLQGRRPLACADALYGLRYSGRMNTENFLACVRSIRPGQLAEIYYHPGAETVEPDPDIILEAIRHRGVVLCSSRAVRAPVNS; encoded by the coding sequence ATGCCGGCAGCGGCCCGTCTGATTGTGACCGGTGACGACTTCGGCGCGAGCAGCCGAGTCAATGAAGCGATCCATCGCGCCTACGAAAGCGGCCTGTTGCAGCAGGCCAGCCTGATGGTTTCGGGGTTTGCCGCGGCCGAGGCGGTGCGCATCGCCAAACGATGCCCGGGGTTAACCGTGGGCCTGCACCTTACTTTATGCGCCGGCCACGCGTTGAGGGCGTCTCGATTGACGGACGCCAGCCGCCGTCTGCCGGCCAGCCCGCTTGTGGCCGGTTTGCGGTATGCCGTTGACCCCCGCTGGGAACACGACCTTGCCGGTGAGATCGAAGCGCAATTCACCGCCTTTCGCCGGCTTGGCCTCGGCACTGCTTATTGGGACGGTCACTGTCACCTGCACCTGCATCCAAAGATCTTCGGGCACGCCGCCCGCAGCGCGGGTAGCGGTTTCAGTTACGTGCGGCTGGTACGGTCTCCACTGCCCGGAAACATTCTGGAACAGGTCTTCAACCGGTTGAGTGACGATGCACTCCGCCGTTTACAGGGCAGGCGACCGCTTGCCTGCGCAGACGCCCTTTATGGATTACGGTACAGCGGACGAATGAACACGGAGAATTTTCTGGCCTGCGTTCGTTCCATTCGACCCGGCCAGCTGGCCGAGATCTATTATCATCCGGGCGCGGAGACCGTTGAACCCGACCCCGACATCATCCTGGAAGCGATCCGGCACCGCGGCGTTGTCCTCTGCTCAAGCCGGGCGGTGCGCGCCCCGGTAAACTCGTAG
- a CDS encoding sulfatase gives MNTVFVLFDSLNRTALGCYGANGVHTPNFDRFARRAVAFDRHYVGSLPCMPARRDLHTGRLSFMHRPWGPLEPFDNSFPALMRAAGVYTHLITDHLHYFKDGGATYHGRFQSWEFFRGQEDDAWKAMVQPPLERFREKYSAKQYRFDPVSPHRQNVINRQWMRDEAAMPGPNCFAAALEFLELNHTAGPWFLQVECFDPHEPFDAPPRFRDLYPTGYTGKVLDWPQYERATDSALEIAEIRANYAALVTMSDHYFGKLLDAFDRHGLWNDTILILSTDHGFLLAEHEWWGKNRMPYYVEISHIPLLVYHPAHAGEGGSRRQALTQTIDLMPTFLNCFEVDIPKEVQGHSLLPLLAQDRGFRTTCLFGMFGGPLGACDGRYVHYLYPPDLYAPGLYQYTLMPMDLRSLFTAEELRTAELAPPFDFTKGMPVLRVNALKEPQHLATRGALRFEPERGTVLYDLQKDPQQAQPFREPVIEERFHHEMAAILGAHDAPAEFYDRYGLDRFERERVKAQAAAIV, from the coding sequence TTGAACACGGTTTTTGTCCTTTTTGACTCATTGAACCGCACCGCGCTCGGCTGCTACGGGGCTAACGGCGTGCACACCCCGAACTTTGACCGCTTCGCCCGGCGCGCCGTCGCTTTCGACCGCCATTACGTCGGCAGCCTCCCGTGCATGCCGGCCCGGCGCGACCTCCATACCGGCCGGCTCAGTTTCATGCACCGGCCCTGGGGACCGCTTGAGCCCTTCGACAATTCGTTCCCCGCGCTGATGCGGGCTGCCGGCGTCTACACCCACTTGATCACCGACCACCTCCATTACTTCAAAGACGGCGGCGCCACCTACCACGGGCGTTTCCAGAGCTGGGAGTTCTTCCGGGGGCAGGAGGATGACGCCTGGAAGGCGATGGTCCAGCCCCCGCTGGAACGCTTCCGAGAGAAATACTCAGCGAAGCAGTACCGCTTCGACCCGGTCAGTCCCCATCGGCAAAATGTCATTAACCGTCAATGGATGCGCGACGAAGCGGCCATGCCGGGACCAAATTGCTTTGCGGCGGCTTTGGAATTCCTGGAGCTCAACCACACCGCCGGGCCCTGGTTCCTGCAGGTGGAGTGCTTCGACCCGCACGAACCCTTTGATGCCCCTCCGCGCTTTCGAGACCTGTACCCGACCGGGTATACCGGGAAAGTGCTGGACTGGCCGCAGTACGAGCGGGCGACCGATAGCGCATTGGAAATCGCCGAGATTCGGGCAAACTACGCCGCGCTCGTGACCATGAGCGACCATTATTTCGGCAAGTTGCTCGATGCTTTCGACCGGCACGGGTTGTGGAATGACACCATTTTGATTCTCTCCACCGACCACGGATTCCTGCTCGCGGAACACGAGTGGTGGGGCAAAAATCGGATGCCATACTACGTGGAGATTTCCCATATCCCGTTGCTCGTTTACCATCCCGCCCACGCCGGCGAAGGGGGATCGCGGCGCCAGGCGTTGACGCAAACGATCGACCTGATGCCGACCTTTTTAAACTGCTTCGAGGTAGACATACCTAAGGAAGTGCAGGGTCATTCGCTGCTCCCCCTCCTGGCCCAGGACCGAGGGTTTCGGACAACCTGCCTGTTCGGCATGTTTGGTGGCCCGTTAGGTGCGTGCGATGGACGTTACGTTCACTACCTCTACCCGCCTGACCTTTACGCACCCGGCCTCTACCAGTACACGCTGATGCCCATGGACCTGCGCTCCCTTTTTACGGCCGAGGAGCTGCGGACGGCGGAGTTGGCGCCGCCTTTTGATTTCACCAAAGGCATGCCGGTGCTGCGCGTGAACGCCCTCAAGGAGCCGCAGCACCTCGCGACGCGGGGTGCGTTGCGATTCGAGCCGGAGCGGGGCACCGTGCTGTATGACTTGCAGAAGGATCCTCAGCAGGCGCAGCCATTCCGAGAACCCGTGATTGAGGAACGTTTCCACCACGAAATGGCCGCCATTCTGGGGGCCCACGATGCACCGGCCGAATTTTACGACCGGTACGGACTTGATCGATTCGAGCGGGAGCGCGTTAAGGCACAGGCCGCGGCCATCGTGTAG
- a CDS encoding DMT family transporter, translating into MKKGVVLLLMTAVLWSLGGLWVKFIDWNPVAIAGARGLIAFAVLAVAKPQALRQLTWGAVPGALAYAAVMFLFVIATKLTTAANAVFLHYTAPLHIALIGPWLLGERTRRRDWALIGLALGGVALFFCNELDLQSRWGVLAGLGSGFCSAWLIMLMRRARTACPEAVAQLGNLLTLAVASPWMFPAHNLGHNALWLLLLGGLSLGVPYVLYSRAIREVRALDATLITMVEPILNPVWVMLAAHECPSGWSVLGGAVVLTTSLIRSILASKDEGLSTSARRPPSPFKGSWASASPQRP; encoded by the coding sequence ATGAAAAAAGGCGTGGTATTGCTGCTCATGACTGCGGTCCTCTGGTCGCTCGGCGGCCTCTGGGTCAAATTCATCGATTGGAACCCGGTGGCCATCGCCGGCGCCCGTGGCCTGATTGCCTTCGCCGTCCTTGCCGTGGCCAAGCCGCAGGCATTGCGCCAGCTCACCTGGGGTGCGGTGCCCGGGGCCCTGGCCTACGCGGCCGTGATGTTCCTGTTCGTGATCGCCACAAAATTAACCACGGCGGCCAACGCCGTGTTCCTCCACTACACGGCCCCGCTCCATATCGCGCTGATTGGTCCCTGGCTGCTGGGTGAGCGCACCCGGCGACGGGACTGGGCGCTTATCGGCCTCGCACTGGGCGGGGTGGCCCTGTTTTTTTGCAATGAACTCGACCTGCAAAGCCGCTGGGGCGTTTTGGCGGGCCTGGGCAGCGGGTTTTGCTCGGCGTGGCTGATCATGCTGATGCGCCGGGCGCGCACGGCTTGCCCCGAAGCCGTGGCCCAACTGGGCAACCTGCTGACCCTTGCCGTCGCCAGTCCCTGGATGTTCCCAGCCCACAACCTGGGGCACAACGCGCTGTGGCTGCTGTTGCTGGGCGGGCTCTCCCTTGGAGTGCCCTACGTGCTCTACTCGCGTGCGATCCGGGAAGTCAGGGCGCTCGACGCCACGTTAATCACCATGGTTGAGCCGATCTTGAACCCCGTCTGGGTGATGCTCGCCGCGCATGAGTGTCCGTCGGGTTGGTCTGTGCTGGGCGGTGCCGTCGTCCTCACCACGTCCCTGATCCGCAGCATCCTGGCCTCCAAGGACGAAGGCCTTTCTACCTCGGCGCGCCGCCCGCCGTCCCCGTTCAAAGGTTCGTGGGCAAGCGCCTCACCCCAACGGCCCTGA
- a CDS encoding inositol-3-phosphate synthase, with product MNPTSTSPTTNQKKVRVAIIGVGNCASSLVQGVEYYQSVDANRRVPGLMNPIVGPYRIRDVEFTAGFDVNETKVGRPLAEAIFASPNNTHKFADVPVTAARVYRGPLHDGLGKYLKKAVPTTARDPENVVQILRDTRTDVVVSYLPVGSEVASRWYAEQVLEAGCAFVNCIPVFIASDKDWRKRFEQRGLPLIGDDIKSQVGATIVHRVLTNLFRERGVQLDRTYQLNFGGNTDFLNMLERERLESKKISKTQAVVSQLGDERIAERNIHVGPSDFVPWLEDRKFCYIRMEGTTFGGVPLNCELKLEVWDSPNSAGVVIDAVRCAKLAMDRGIGGVLESASSYFMKSPPRQFSDDEARQKTEAFIQGRELR from the coding sequence ATGAACCCAACCTCCACTTCCCCTACCACGAATCAGAAAAAAGTACGCGTGGCCATCATCGGCGTAGGCAACTGCGCCTCCTCCCTGGTCCAAGGCGTCGAGTATTACCAAAGCGTCGACGCGAACCGGCGAGTACCCGGACTCATGAACCCGATTGTGGGCCCCTACCGCATTCGCGACGTCGAGTTTACGGCGGGCTTCGACGTCAATGAAACCAAGGTGGGCCGGCCCCTGGCCGAAGCCATCTTCGCCAGCCCGAATAACACCCACAAGTTCGCCGATGTTCCCGTAACCGCCGCCCGTGTGTACCGGGGCCCGCTCCACGATGGGCTCGGAAAGTATCTGAAGAAAGCGGTTCCAACCACCGCCCGGGACCCCGAAAACGTCGTCCAGATCCTCAGGGACACCCGGACGGACGTCGTCGTGTCCTACCTCCCGGTGGGCTCCGAGGTGGCCAGCCGATGGTACGCCGAACAGGTCCTGGAAGCCGGTTGCGCGTTTGTGAATTGCATTCCCGTCTTCATCGCGTCCGACAAGGATTGGCGCAAACGCTTTGAGCAGCGCGGGCTCCCCTTGATCGGCGACGACATCAAGAGCCAGGTGGGCGCCACGATCGTGCACCGCGTGTTGACCAACCTTTTCCGGGAACGCGGCGTGCAGCTCGACCGGACCTACCAGCTCAATTTCGGGGGCAATACCGACTTTTTAAACATGCTCGAGCGGGAACGGCTGGAATCCAAAAAGATTTCGAAAACCCAAGCGGTGGTAAGCCAGCTTGGCGACGAGCGGATCGCCGAGCGAAATATTCACGTGGGACCCAGCGATTTTGTCCCTTGGCTCGAAGACCGCAAATTCTGCTACATCCGCATGGAAGGCACCACCTTTGGGGGCGTTCCGCTCAACTGTGAGTTGAAACTGGAGGTATGGGATTCGCCCAATTCCGCCGGCGTCGTGATCGATGCCGTGCGTTGCGCCAAGCTCGCGATGGACCGCGGGATTGGCGGCGTGTTGGAGAGCGCCTCCAGTTACTTCATGAAATCGCCGCCCCGCCAGTTCAGCGACGACGAAGCCCGACAGAAGACGGAAGCGTTTATCCAGGGACGTGAACTCCGCTAG